The following proteins are encoded in a genomic region of Thioflexithrix psekupsensis:
- a CDS encoding non-ribosomal peptide synthetase: MMTPQQKTVIDTLLAMMSDALPAMPVEQSLHVPFLEMGANSLVLMEVQRHVENRFGVNIAINQFFEELTHIEALAQYITEHSPSLNTPEPAPSVTQNPAPAAPTTVPLPNTNTTPPPVFNTSSSELEHIFQQQLHIATQTLQQVIAQQLDFLRGQGVTNVDHAVFNAPVIGQNVASAVAPTSSPAPVKSVTENTATVKSNTSPQHLLSPLEIRARGLTPTQQTHLEQLIQRFTEKTKTSKQLTQRYRAVLADSRATVGFRFTTKEMLYQIVGKTAKGSRIWDIDGNEYIDITMGQGVNLFGHQPDFILQALAEAQTHALPGPPRILETCEAAALICELTGLERVAFTNSGTEAVMAAIRLARAATKRNKIIMFENAYHGHSDFSLGKAQWDGDQLHTLPIASGIPVGAVQDTLLLPYGEESSLDYIRRHIHECAAIIVEPVQSRRPDLQPKAFLQTCRRLTEEAGALLIFDEMVTGFRAHPGGAQAWFGIRADLATYGKVLGGGLPVGVVAGRAKYMDGIDGGFWNYGDNSYPQAERTVFGGTFCQHPLAMATTLATLKHLKNQGVALQNAVNERTRYLAETLNAFFSAEEMPLKVVYFASLFSFSFTGNLEFLFYHLMLKGVFVWEWRNCFLSTAHTDEDVEKIIQAVKESLLELRAGGFIPEKTGKTTPIPSPIAVLKASDNQADQPLTEAQKQLWTLAKINPEGSLAYHIRIMLQLTGQLDVSALRQAINDVVARHEALRTAIYAEHQVIVSEVVLDVPLIDCRGSESTFTTWLQQELSTPFDLTKPPLFRATLVQLDAEHYRLALNAHHIVVDGYSINLIAQDIISAYNATMRGQLSPFSTVMPFKHYVHWQLEQLQTATWLAHENYWLTQWSHHTVPVLQLPTDFTRPVIKSYRGGRVRLDLSLDLLRKVPEFAQKQHCTPFMIYVAAYCLLLHRLTGQQELLIGIPTLGRGLKGSELMVGYCTHLLPIKSQIESLNQPFNEFLIATRRQLLSGYQHQDYPYAQLLKQWRQQKDHGTAPLIATVFNLDQPGVLPEMVNLRAEWLPQSVAFTPFDLTFNLTDIGTAAVLECDYDSDILTAETVQRWAGHYVTLLAELMNHPTQSVYELSLLTPEQRQQLLVQWNQTAQPYPRNQTIADLLTEKATQMDQAMALQFQDKTLTFAELNQQVNQLAHYLQNKGVKPDTIVGVCLTRQPALIVSLWAILKAGGAYLPLDPSYPAARLAFMLDDAQVSVLLTETALLPQLPNTQATVVCVDRDAPQWAEMAKSNPISAATAQNLAYLIYTSGSTGKPKGTMIEHRGLVNYLTWAVQAYEVAQGSGVPVHASMSFDATITSLFAASLAGKPLFLLPEKQHEAEVVTTDLLALLNSSSHLSLIKLTPAHLELLNPLLNTETLQQQCRYVILGGEALTTKQVAIWREFAPNIRLINEYGPTETVVGCCVYQVDADTPTQGQVPIGRPIANTQLYVLDATLRPVPIGVMGELYIGGDGVARGYHQRPELTAERFIPDPFNANSSSRLYKTGDLARYRADGILEYLGRIDNQVKVRGFRVELGEIETVLAQHAQVREAAVIAHRFSAQDVRLIAYYALKKGAVLDELTLRHTLSQQLPAHEMPAMFIQLPELPLTSNGKVDRAALPIPTQIQTQSAVAFLAASNSVEQQLVAIWQDLLHVKQVGVNDNFFDLGGHSLLILPMCEQIAQQLNYTLSPVDVFKYPTIRTLSALIQPSDNTPTLSKHQKAKQRNPNKKAVFRGLRG, from the coding sequence ATGATGACTCCCCAACAAAAAACAGTCATTGACACCTTGCTTGCCATGATGTCGGACGCATTGCCCGCGATGCCAGTAGAACAAAGTTTACATGTGCCTTTCTTAGAAATGGGGGCAAATTCCCTTGTTTTAATGGAGGTGCAGCGTCATGTGGAAAATCGTTTTGGTGTGAATATTGCCATCAATCAATTTTTTGAAGAATTGACCCATATCGAAGCCCTAGCGCAATACATTACAGAACACAGCCCGTCATTAAATACGCCAGAACCCGCGCCTTCTGTGACACAAAACCCTGCACCTGCTGCGCCCACCACGGTGCCGCTGCCAAATACAAATACGACACCGCCACCTGTTTTCAATACCTCATCGTCTGAATTAGAACATATTTTTCAACAACAATTACACATTGCCACCCAAACCTTACAACAGGTTATCGCGCAACAATTGGATTTTTTACGCGGTCAAGGTGTTACTAACGTGGATCATGCTGTATTCAACGCGCCCGTAATCGGGCAGAATGTGGCATCGGCGGTTGCGCCCACTTCTTCTCCTGCGCCGGTCAAAAGTGTTACGGAAAATACAGCCACGGTCAAATCGAATACTTCACCACAACATTTATTGTCGCCTTTAGAAATTCGGGCGCGTGGCTTAACGCCTACCCAACAGACCCATTTAGAGCAGTTAATTCAACGCTTTACCGAAAAAACTAAAACCTCAAAACAGTTGACCCAACGCTATCGTGCGGTATTAGCGGATAGTCGTGCTACGGTTGGTTTTCGCTTCACCACCAAAGAAATGTTATACCAAATTGTGGGAAAAACTGCAAAAGGTTCACGGATTTGGGACATCGATGGCAACGAATACATTGATATTACAATGGGGCAAGGGGTGAATTTATTTGGTCATCAGCCCGATTTTATCTTACAGGCTCTGGCCGAAGCCCAAACGCACGCCTTACCGGGGCCACCGAGAATACTAGAAACATGTGAAGCGGCCGCTTTGATCTGTGAATTGACGGGATTGGAGCGGGTGGCGTTTACAAATTCAGGCACGGAAGCGGTAATGGCGGCGATTCGTTTGGCACGCGCTGCAACAAAACGTAATAAAATCATTATGTTTGAAAACGCCTATCATGGCCACTCTGATTTTAGTTTGGGCAAGGCGCAATGGGACGGCGATCAACTGCATACGTTGCCGATTGCGTCAGGTATTCCAGTTGGTGCAGTACAAGATACGCTTTTGTTGCCTTATGGAGAGGAGTCTTCATTAGATTACATTCGTCGTCATATTCATGAATGCGCCGCGATTATTGTAGAACCTGTACAAAGCCGCCGTCCTGATTTACAGCCTAAAGCATTTTTACAAACCTGTCGCCGTTTGACCGAAGAAGCGGGCGCATTGCTGATTTTTGATGAAATGGTGACGGGATTCCGCGCTCACCCCGGCGGCGCACAAGCATGGTTTGGTATTCGTGCTGATTTAGCCACGTATGGCAAAGTGTTGGGTGGTGGATTACCTGTGGGTGTAGTGGCAGGGCGTGCGAAGTACATGGACGGCATTGATGGTGGTTTTTGGAACTACGGCGACAATTCTTACCCCCAAGCAGAGCGTACTGTATTTGGTGGTACTTTTTGCCAACATCCTTTAGCCATGGCCACCACTTTGGCCACTTTAAAACATTTGAAAAATCAAGGTGTTGCCTTACAAAATGCGGTCAATGAACGCACGCGCTATTTAGCCGAGACATTAAACGCTTTCTTTAGCGCAGAAGAAATGCCGTTAAAAGTGGTTTATTTCGCTTCGTTATTCAGTTTTTCTTTTACGGGAAATTTAGAATTTTTATTCTATCATTTAATGTTAAAAGGGGTGTTTGTTTGGGAATGGCGTAATTGCTTTTTATCCACTGCCCATACGGATGAAGATGTAGAAAAAATTATTCAAGCGGTAAAAGAAAGTTTATTAGAATTGCGGGCAGGCGGATTTATTCCTGAAAAAACAGGAAAAACCACGCCCATTCCTTCTCCCATTGCTGTTTTAAAAGCAAGTGACAATCAAGCCGATCAGCCTTTAACCGAAGCGCAAAAACAATTGTGGACTTTGGCAAAAATTAATCCCGAAGGCTCACTGGCTTATCACATTCGCATTATGTTGCAATTAACAGGTCAATTAGATGTATCGGCCTTGCGTCAAGCGATTAATGACGTGGTGGCACGGCATGAAGCCTTACGCACAGCGATTTATGCGGAACACCAAGTCATTGTATCTGAAGTGGTTTTAGACGTGCCGTTGATCGATTGTCGGGGTTCTGAATCGACTTTTACCACATGGTTACAACAAGAATTAAGCACGCCTTTTGATTTGACTAAACCGCCATTATTCCGTGCAACTTTAGTGCAATTGGATGCAGAACATTATCGCTTGGCATTAAATGCGCATCATATTGTGGTTGATGGTTATTCGATTAATCTCATTGCACAAGATATTATCTCCGCTTATAACGCAACAATGCGCGGACAATTAAGCCCATTTTCCACTGTGATGCCTTTTAAACATTATGTTCATTGGCAACTTGAACAATTGCAAACGGCGACATGGTTGGCACACGAAAATTATTGGCTCACACAATGGTCACATCACACCGTGCCTGTGCTGCAATTACCGACTGATTTTACCCGCCCTGTGATAAAAAGTTATCGCGGTGGCCGGGTGCGTTTAGATTTATCTTTAGATTTGCTGAGAAAAGTCCCTGAATTCGCGCAAAAACAACATTGCACGCCTTTTATGATTTATGTGGCTGCGTATTGTTTATTATTGCATCGTTTAACAGGACAACAAGAATTGTTGATCGGAATTCCAACATTAGGACGTGGCTTAAAAGGGTCTGAATTAATGGTGGGATATTGCACCCATTTATTGCCAATTAAAAGCCAAATTGAATCGCTAAATCAGCCTTTTAATGAATTCTTAATTGCTACCCGTCGGCAATTGTTAAGTGGCTATCAACATCAAGATTATCCTTATGCGCAATTGTTGAAGCAATGGCGACAACAAAAAGATCACGGTACAGCTCCCTTAATTGCGACGGTATTTAATTTGGATCAACCCGGTGTGTTGCCAGAAATGGTTAATTTACGTGCAGAATGGTTGCCGCAATCGGTGGCTTTTACGCCGTTTGATTTGACGTTTAATTTAACCGATATTGGCACGGCAGCCGTTTTGGAATGCGATTATGACAGCGATATTTTAACCGCAGAAACAGTGCAACGTTGGGCGGGACATTATGTGACTTTATTGGCTGAATTAATGAATCATCCCACGCAATCGGTTTATGAATTATCGTTATTAACGCCTGAGCAACGTCAGCAATTGTTAGTGCAATGGAATCAAACCGCACAGCCTTATCCGCGCAACCAAACAATAGCCGATTTATTGACGGAAAAAGCCACGCAAATGGATCAGGCAATGGCTTTGCAATTTCAAGATAAAACATTGACCTTTGCAGAGTTGAATCAACAGGTGAATCAATTAGCCCATTATTTGCAAAATAAAGGCGTTAAACCTGACACTATTGTTGGCGTTTGTTTGACCCGTCAACCTGCGTTAATTGTCAGTTTATGGGCGATTTTAAAAGCGGGTGGGGCTTATTTACCCTTAGACCCCAGTTATCCTGCGGCGCGGTTGGCGTTTATGTTAGACGACGCGCAAGTGTCTGTTTTATTGACAGAAACGGCTTTATTGCCGCAGTTGCCGAATACACAAGCAACGGTCGTGTGTGTGGATCGAGACGCGCCACAATGGGCGGAGATGGCAAAAAGTAATCCAATAAGTGCTGCCACTGCGCAAAATTTGGCTTATTTGATATACACATCAGGTTCAACAGGTAAACCTAAAGGCACGATGATCGAGCATCGCGGTTTGGTGAATTACTTAACATGGGCAGTACAGGCTTATGAAGTCGCACAAGGGTCTGGCGTTCCTGTTCATGCGTCAATGAGTTTTGATGCGACTATTACCAGTTTATTTGCTGCTTCTTTAGCAGGAAAACCCTTGTTTTTATTACCCGAAAAACAACATGAAGCGGAAGTCGTCACCACTGATTTATTAGCCTTGTTAAACAGCAGTTCTCATTTAAGTTTAATTAAACTCACTCCTGCTCATTTAGAATTGCTGAATCCATTATTAAATACGGAGACTTTACAACAGCAATGTCGTTATGTAATTTTAGGGGGAGAAGCCTTAACGACAAAACAAGTGGCCATTTGGCGAGAATTCGCGCCGAATATTCGTTTAATTAACGAGTATGGCCCCACAGAAACGGTAGTGGGTTGTTGTGTTTATCAAGTGGATGCAGACACGCCCACACAAGGCCAAGTGCCGATTGGTCGCCCGATTGCCAACACGCAACTGTATGTTTTAGATGCCACTTTGCGCCCTGTGCCAATTGGAGTCATGGGAGAATTATACATTGGAGGCGACGGCGTGGCTCGCGGTTATCATCAACGCCCTGAATTGACGGCGGAGCGATTTATTCCCGATCCATTTAATGCCAATTCGTCATCTCGTTTATATAAAACAGGTGATTTAGCGCGCTATCGTGCCGATGGTATTTTAGAATATCTAGGGCGTATTGATAATCAAGTCAAAGTGCGCGGATTTCGAGTTGAATTAGGCGAAATTGAAACGGTTTTAGCCCAACACGCTCAAGTGCGAGAAGCAGCGGTCATTGCGCATCGTTTTTCGGCGCAAGATGTGCGTTTAATTGCTTATTATGCTTTAAAGAAAGGCGCGGTATTAGATGAGCTGACATTACGGCATACTTTATCGCAACAATTACCTGCGCATGAAATGCCTGCGATGTTCATTCAATTGCCAGAATTGCCTTTGACCAGTAATGGTAAAGTGGATCGCGCCGCTTTACCCATTCCCACGCAAATTCAAACGCAATCTGCGGTGGCTTTTTTGGCTGCGAGTAATTCAGTGGAACAGCAATTGGTGGCGATTTGGCAGGACTTGTTACACGTTAAACAGGTCGGGGTGAATGACAACTTTTTTGATTTAGGCGGGCATTCGCTGTTAATTCTGCCCATGTGTGAACAGATTGCGCAACAATTGAATTACACGCTATCACCTGTGGATGTATTCAAATATCCCACTATTCGTACTCTATCTGCGTTAATTCAACCTAGCGATAATACACCAACACTGAGTAAACACCAGAAAGCCAAGCAACGTAATCCGAATAAAAAAGCTGTTTTTCGTGGATTGCGGGGATAA
- the sohB gene encoding protease SohB: MWEFLFDYGLFFAKTLTIVLAIVVIIVMAMAARQQSSEEEQGELKITSLSERFKNYRSQLEEAIYDKQELKNRQRDAKKQAKEDKAPRRHLFVLDFHGDIRASAVESLRQEITAILMVADKARGDEVVVKLDSGGGLVHTYGLAASQLKRIKDKDIPLTIVVDKVAASGGYLMACLADKLIAAPFAIIGSIGVLAQLPNFHRLLKKHDIDFEQLSAGEYKRTLTVFGENTDKARVKMQADLEDTHQLFKQFILDHRPTLNIEQVATGEYWYGTQAKNLNLIDDITTSDDYLLAASKTADIYQVHYAQKRSLKEKLGLAMQEGLARLFLAR, translated from the coding sequence ATGTGGGAATTTTTATTTGATTATGGTTTATTTTTCGCCAAAACATTAACGATTGTTTTAGCGATTGTGGTGATTATTGTGATGGCCATGGCGGCGCGTCAACAGAGCAGTGAAGAAGAACAAGGCGAGTTAAAAATTACTTCACTCAGTGAGCGTTTTAAGAATTATCGCAGCCAATTGGAAGAGGCGATTTACGATAAGCAGGAATTGAAAAACCGACAACGCGACGCAAAAAAACAAGCGAAAGAAGATAAAGCACCACGGCGACATTTATTCGTGTTAGATTTTCATGGTGACATTCGGGCTTCGGCAGTGGAATCATTGCGCCAAGAGATCACGGCCATTTTAATGGTGGCCGATAAAGCGCGGGGCGATGAAGTGGTGGTTAAATTAGACAGCGGTGGGGGTTTAGTCCATACCTATGGTTTGGCCGCTTCGCAATTAAAACGGATAAAAGACAAAGACATTCCTTTGACCATTGTGGTGGATAAAGTTGCGGCCAGTGGGGGTTATTTAATGGCGTGTTTAGCGGATAAATTAATTGCGGCACCGTTTGCAATTATTGGTTCTATTGGCGTATTGGCACAATTGCCTAATTTTCACCGTTTGTTAAAGAAACATGATATTGATTTTGAGCAATTATCCGCCGGCGAATATAAACGCACTTTAACCGTTTTTGGTGAAAATACGGATAAAGCGCGGGTTAAAATGCAAGCTGATTTAGAAGATACGCACCAATTATTTAAACAATTTATTTTAGACCATCGTCCCACGTTAAATATTGAACAAGTGGCTACTGGTGAATATTGGTATGGTACGCAGGCGAAAAACTTGAATTTAATTGATGACATTACCACCAGTGATGATTATCTCTTGGCGGCCAGTAAAACCGCGGATATTTATCAAGTGCATTACGCACAAAAACGCAGTTTAAAAGAAAAACTGGGGTTGGCCATGCAAGAAGGCTTGGCGCGTTTATTTTTAGCGCGTTAA
- a CDS encoding lysophospholipid acyltransferase family protein, with the protein MRAKLIIIFLRFLSYLSLKQQHRIAIITSYLLMAFSHIRMVQTSRVNIAHCFPHYTAKQQAQLLRESVQETAKTVFELSALWLWSRERIMALATASQQHYLDDAVKRGRGVILLTPHLGAWEMAGLYASLHYPITSLYRPPRLSDLDFFIKNARERLGATLVPTDRQGIKALFAALKRGEVVGILPDQVPNEAGTGVFAPFFARPAYTMTLVARLARKTGAPVIFTFAERLSLSTENTAHFRVHFLPAPMGIDAEDLIEAATALNQGIMQCIAINTAQYQWSYKRFKKVPDGQISPYS; encoded by the coding sequence ATGCGTGCTAAACTCATTATTATTTTTTTGCGTTTCTTGTCTTATTTGTCGTTAAAACAACAACACCGCATCGCCATTATTACCAGTTATTTATTGATGGCTTTTTCTCATATACGTATGGTGCAAACCAGTCGAGTCAATATTGCGCATTGTTTTCCGCATTATACAGCGAAACAACAAGCGCAATTATTGCGTGAAAGTGTGCAAGAAACGGCTAAAACGGTATTTGAATTATCGGCATTATGGTTGTGGTCACGCGAGCGCATTATGGCTTTAGCAACGGCTTCTCAGCAACATTATTTAGATGATGCCGTAAAACGAGGGCGAGGTGTGATTTTATTAACGCCGCATTTAGGGGCTTGGGAAATGGCGGGATTATATGCGTCTTTACATTATCCAATCACCAGTCTTTATCGTCCACCACGTTTGTCTGATTTAGATTTTTTTATAAAAAATGCCCGCGAACGATTAGGCGCAACATTAGTTCCTACAGATAGGCAAGGTATTAAGGCGTTATTTGCGGCTTTAAAACGCGGAGAAGTGGTTGGCATTTTACCCGATCAAGTGCCAAATGAAGCGGGAACAGGGGTGTTTGCGCCGTTTTTCGCCCGCCCTGCTTATACCATGACGCTAGTGGCGCGATTGGCACGCAAAACGGGCGCACCCGTGATTTTTACCTTTGCCGAACGGTTATCTTTATCCACTGAAAACACGGCACATTTTCGCGTGCATTTTCTTCCTGCTCCTATGGGAATTGATGCTGAAGATTTAATTGAAGCAGCCACTGCATTAAATCAGGGCATTATGCAATGTATCGCTATCAATACTGCACAATATCAGTGGAGTTATAAGCGTTTTAAAAAAGTTCCTGATGGACAAATTTCACCTTATTCTTAA
- a CDS encoding flavodoxin domain-containing protein, translating into MDQKILLTYASRGGSTQGVAHAIGAELVKQGLTLDIRYLLDVKDIKPYDVVIIGAPIRMGHWLSEAQQFLTVHQNVLKNKKVALFVVCMTLHEDTPENRAKVLGMMQPTLALVDSIDTGLFAGAMRPTKLKFFWRLLARITHVPEGDFRDYEIIRAWARGLASKLMPPTHL; encoded by the coding sequence ATGGATCAAAAAATTTTATTAACTTATGCCAGTCGCGGTGGTTCTACACAAGGGGTTGCCCATGCGATTGGTGCAGAATTGGTGAAACAGGGTCTAACATTAGACATTCGTTATCTATTAGATGTCAAAGACATTAAGCCTTATGATGTGGTGATTATTGGCGCACCCATTCGTATGGGACATTGGTTATCAGAGGCGCAACAATTTTTAACCGTGCATCAAAATGTGTTAAAAAACAAAAAAGTAGCCTTATTTGTGGTGTGCATGACTTTACATGAAGATACGCCAGAAAATCGGGCTAAAGTATTGGGAATGATGCAGCCAACATTAGCCTTAGTGGACTCAATAGATACAGGTTTATTTGCGGGTGCAATGCGCCCTACTAAATTAAAGTTTTTTTGGCGATTATTAGCTAGAATAACTCATGTTCCTGAAGGCGATTTTCGAGATTACGAAATTATCCGCGCTTGGGCGCGGGGATTAGCCTCGAAATTAATGCCTCCTACTCACCTTTAA
- the metF gene encoding methylenetetrahydrofolate reductase [NAD(P)H], with the protein MNMKTSALSCEFFPPRTAEGDSQLKQVQEQLKVLNPSYYSVTFGAGGSTQEKTYETVVDIQNRCGVHAAPHLSCIGSSKTAISALLKAYQTQNISRIVALRGDRPSGMMGRIGDFNYANELVQFIRECTGDYFHIEVAAYPECHPESRTASADLDAFVDKVAAGANAAITQYFYNDEAYYRFIEACQQRGVTIPIVPGIMPINNFTQLVRFSDMCGAEIPRWLRWRLGELEHDRASLRAYGLDVVTDLCRRLLQNGAPGLHFYTLNQAELTLEIARRLGMVTE; encoded by the coding sequence ATGAATATGAAAACAAGCGCGTTAAGCTGTGAGTTTTTTCCTCCTAGAACTGCCGAAGGTGACAGCCAATTAAAACAGGTACAAGAACAATTAAAAGTTCTTAATCCCAGTTATTATTCCGTGACTTTTGGCGCGGGAGGCTCTACCCAAGAAAAAACGTATGAAACCGTGGTGGATATACAGAATCGTTGTGGGGTTCATGCCGCGCCTCATTTGTCTTGTATTGGTAGTTCTAAAACGGCAATTAGCGCATTATTAAAAGCTTATCAAACGCAGAATATTAGCCGTATTGTGGCGTTACGTGGAGATCGCCCGTCGGGCATGATGGGACGCATTGGTGATTTTAATTATGCCAATGAATTAGTCCAATTTATTCGAGAATGTACGGGCGATTATTTTCATATTGAAGTGGCTGCCTATCCCGAATGTCATCCCGAATCGCGCACCGCCAGTGCGGATTTAGACGCTTTTGTGGATAAAGTCGCGGCTGGTGCGAATGCGGCTATTACGCAATATTTTTATAATGATGAAGCCTATTATCGTTTTATTGAAGCCTGTCAACAGCGTGGTGTCACGATTCCGATTGTGCCGGGGATTATGCCGATTAATAATTTTACGCAATTGGTGCGTTTCTCAGACATGTGTGGGGCGGAAATTCCGCGGTGGTTGCGTTGGCGATTGGGCGAATTAGAACATGACCGCGCCAGTTTGCGGGCTTATGGTTTGGATGTGGTGACTGATTTGTGTCGTCGTTTGTTACAAAATGGCGCACCGGGATTGCATTTTTATACGCTAAATCAAGCCGAATTAACGTTAGAAATTGCGCGGCGATTGGGAATGGTGACAGAATAG
- a CDS encoding DUF6867 family protein, with translation MFGDSIWVFWIVSVGIFGAIGFAIGQAVASQWQSFWLVVWYACLLGAFERFIIYALFGDELLSVLGYLIDTAVIIAMALFGYRLMQVKKMVTQYPWLYARMGFFFWKEKV, from the coding sequence ATGTTTGGCGATTCGATTTGGGTCTTTTGGATTGTTTCTGTGGGCATTTTTGGCGCAATAGGTTTTGCCATTGGTCAAGCAGTGGCCAGCCAATGGCAGTCTTTTTGGCTGGTGGTTTGGTATGCTTGCTTATTGGGGGCATTTGAGCGTTTTATTATTTATGCTTTATTTGGTGATGAATTGCTTTCTGTTTTAGGTTATTTAATTGATACCGCAGTTATTATTGCAATGGCTTTATTTGGGTATCGTTTAATGCAGGTTAAAAAAATGGTAACGCAATACCCTTGGTTATATGCGAGAATGGGATTCTTTTTTTGGAAAGAGAAGGTTTAA
- a CDS encoding class I SAM-dependent rRNA methyltransferase, whose product MSLPPLFLKKNADRRLRAGHLWIYSNEVNVDKSPLRQFEAGQQVTVFGHDEKPLGSAYVNAASLICARLFTREPDVLLDRGLIAHRMNIALSVRQRLFTQPCYRLIYGESDGLPGLVVDRYDTICVVQLGTAGMERLKDDVIAALEKLLKPAAIVLRNDSSVRSMEDLTPYVEVVSGTLPPEPILVENSTRFRVPILDGQKTGWFYDHRLNRARLQSYVRGLRVLDLFSYVGGWGVQAAVAGASEVWCVDSSQHALDHIPLNAQLNGVADRVHTLQEDVFEALKNFKQNQDKFDVVILDPPAFIKRRKDQQAGEAAYRRINQLAMTLLKRDGLLVSASCSLHLPAETLLDLIRAMGRHVDRHVQLLEQGHQGPDHPIHPAIPETAYLKAFFCRVLPSL is encoded by the coding sequence ATGTCTTTGCCACCCTTATTTTTAAAAAAAAATGCAGACCGTCGCTTGCGCGCTGGGCATCTCTGGATTTATAGCAACGAAGTCAATGTGGATAAATCTCCCTTACGCCAATTCGAAGCCGGTCAACAAGTGACTGTTTTTGGTCATGATGAGAAACCATTGGGTAGTGCGTATGTCAATGCGGCTTCGTTGATTTGTGCGCGTTTATTTACTCGTGAACCCGATGTGCTTTTGGATCGTGGGTTAATTGCGCATCGCATGAATATTGCTTTATCCGTACGACAACGCTTGTTTACTCAACCGTGTTATCGCTTAATTTATGGCGAAAGTGATGGTTTACCCGGTTTGGTGGTGGATCGTTACGATACGATTTGTGTGGTACAGTTAGGCACGGCCGGTATGGAGCGTTTGAAAGACGATGTCATTGCCGCTTTGGAAAAATTGTTAAAGCCCGCCGCTATTGTATTGCGCAATGACAGTTCCGTGCGTTCGATGGAAGATTTAACGCCTTATGTTGAGGTGGTTAGTGGGACGTTGCCGCCGGAGCCGATTTTGGTTGAGAACAGTACGCGCTTTCGTGTGCCAATTTTAGACGGACAAAAAACGGGGTGGTTTTACGATCACCGTTTAAACCGAGCGCGCTTACAAAGTTATGTGCGGGGTTTGCGGGTGTTAGACCTTTTTAGTTATGTCGGTGGTTGGGGTGTGCAAGCGGCGGTGGCCGGTGCCAGTGAGGTGTGGTGTGTGGACAGTTCGCAACACGCTTTAGATCATATCCCCTTGAATGCACAGCTTAATGGCGTTGCTGATCGCGTGCATACTTTGCAAGAAGATGTGTTTGAGGCCTTGAAAAATTTTAAGCAAAATCAAGATAAATTCGATGTGGTCATTTTAGACCCCCCCGCTTTTATTAAACGACGCAAAGATCAACAGGCCGGAGAAGCCGCTTATCGGCGTATTAATCAGTTGGCCATGACCTTGTTGAAGCGGGATGGTTTATTGGTGTCGGCATCTTGTTCGTTGCATTTGCCGGCGGAGACTTTATTGGATTTAATTCGTGCTATGGGTCGTCATGTGGATCGTCACGTTCAATTGTTAGAACAGGGGCATCAAGGGCCAGATCATCCCATTCATCCTGCGATTCCTGAAACGGCTTATTTGAAAGCCTTTTTTTGTCGGGTTTTGCCCTCATTATAA
- a CDS encoding ABC transporter ATP-binding protein: protein MTLLQVDQVHTYYGNIHALHGVNVVINEGEIVTLIGANGAGKSTLLMTICGDPVARSGSIYFDGENITHLSTHEIMRRRIAHSPEGRRIFPRMTVLENLQLGCRDERYFNEDLARIFHLFPRLRERRHQRGGTMSGGEQQMLAIGRALMSRPRLLLLDEPSLGLAPLIVKQIFQVIKDINEQENVTIFLVEQNAHHALHLAHRAYVMVNGKITLTGTGKELLASPEVRAAYLEGGV from the coding sequence ATGACTTTATTACAAGTGGATCAAGTTCACACTTATTACGGTAATATTCACGCTTTACATGGCGTTAATGTGGTGATTAATGAAGGTGAAATTGTCACTTTAATTGGCGCGAATGGCGCAGGCAAATCAACTTTATTAATGACCATTTGTGGCGATCCCGTGGCGAGATCGGGATCGATTTATTTTGATGGGGAAAATATTACCCATTTATCGACCCATGAGATCATGCGTCGTCGCATTGCACATTCTCCCGAAGGACGGCGAATTTTTCCGCGTATGACGGTGTTAGAAAATCTGCAATTAGGCTGTCGAGATGAACGTTATTTTAATGAAGATTTAGCCCGCATTTTTCATTTATTTCCGCGTTTGCGTGAGCGTCGCCATCAGCGCGGCGGCACGATGTCGGGCGGAGAACAGCAAATGCTGGCGATTGGTAGAGCCTTAATGAGTCGGCCGCGTTTATTATTATTAGATGAGCCTTCGTTGGGATTGGCACCGTTAATTGTGAAGCAAATTTTCCAAGTGATTAAAGATATTAATGAGCAGGAAAATGTCACTATATTTTTGGTGGAACAAAATGCACATCATGCTTTACATTTAGCCCATCGTGCTTATGTCATGGTGAATGGAAAAATTACTTTAACCGGCACGGGAAAAGAATTATTAGCCAGTCCCGAAGTGCGAGCCGCTTATTTAGAAGGAGGTGTGTAA